One genomic region from Thunnus maccoyii chromosome 16, fThuMac1.1, whole genome shotgun sequence encodes:
- the trmt61b gene encoding tRNA (adenine(58)-N(1))-methyltransferase, mitochondrial isoform X1: protein MTVQMPFAGLMIAHRLVRMCSSIPAHCRHRDVLVHLNKSKREIRTFSTGCVKCNDNERDSSDPPPLNTKLTSRQALLSRRRRPLSPLERISSLLPQDALTTEVMQLREQNKQEPEEDTNIQKEHALVAESSEEESGHKAIRKDDSCTYDASDAADSSESQLNGALHHEENMWIPATLPGENFLAFGELLMAEHRKKGRVEYRKMFELQTGARLHSSWGIILHDDIAGQPAGRTLKTNRGAPIFIRRPSLDEYVLYMKRGPAIAYPKDAAVMMMMMDITEGDCVLESGSGSGAMSLFLSRAVGSRGSVLSVEVREDHYKRAMRNYQRWRKSWSLRRGEEWPDNVQFHNTDLCAASSLLAGRGFHAIVLDLINPHLVLPSVIPHLHSGAVCTVYLANITQVVDLLEGLRCLALPLLCERIIEVPVRDWLVAPALQKDGQHCKRKAPILDKDQSEEDETSEETDEAESTTEGNPAFGSIPYIARPHPEQMSHTAFLVKLRKCVQ from the exons ATGACTGTGCAAATGCCATTTGCTGGACTAATGATTGCGCACAGACTGGTGCGTATGTGCTCATCCATCCCAGCACATTGCAGACACAGAGACGTTCTTGTACAcctaaataaaagtaaaaggGAGATCAGGACTTTTTCAACTGGTTGTGTGAAATGTAACGACAATGAGAGAGACAGCTCAGACCCACCACCCTTGAACACCAAGCTGACATCCAGACAAGCACTGCTGTCCAGGAGGAGGAGACCGCTGTCCCCACTGGAGAGGATCAGTAGCCTGCTGCCCCAGGATGCCCTGACCACCGAGGTGATGCAGCTGAGAGAGCAGAACAAGCAGGAACCTGAGGAAGACACTAACATCCAAAAGGAGCATGCACTGGTGGCAGAGTCTTCAGAAGAGGAAAGTGGACATAAGGCAATTCGTAAAGATGATTCTTGTACATATGATGCATCTGATGCAGCAGACAGCTCAGAAAGTCAGTTAAATGGTGCACTTCATCACGAGGAAAACATGTGGATACCAGCCACTCTTCCAGGGGAGAACTTTCTTGCCTTCGGGGAGCTGCTGATGGCTGAGCATCGTAAGAAAGGGCGAGTGGAGTACAGGAAGATGTTCGAGCTTCAGACGGGGGCACGCCTGCATAGCAGCTGGGGGATCATCCTGCATGACGACATAGCCGGGCAGCCCGCAGGTCGGACCCTGAAGACAAACAGAGGGGCTCCCATCTTCATACGACGGCCCAGTCTGGATGAATATGTACTCTATATGAAGAGAGGCCCAGCCATCGCCTACCCTAAG GATGCAGctgtcatgatgatgatgatggacatCACAGAGGGAGACTGTGTGCTGGAGTCGGGCTCCGGGTCAGGAGCCATGTCTCTGTTCTTGTCCCGAGCAG tgGGCTCCAGGGGCAGTGTACTTAGTGTGGAGGTCAGGGAAGATCACTACAAGAGAGCCATGCGGAACTACCAGCGCTGGAGGAAGTCATGGAGTCTGCGGCGAGGGGAGGAGTGGCCTGACAACGTCCAATTTCACAACACTGACCTCTGCGCtgcctcctcgctcctcgctgGTCGGGGATTCCATGCG ATTGTTCTTGACCTGATAAACCCACACCTGGTTTTACCCTCTGTGATTCCACATCTGCACTCCGGAGCTGTATGTACCGTTTACCTCGCCAA TATAACACAGGTCGTTGACCTGCTGGAAGGGCTTCGATGTTTGGCGCTCCCTTTGCTGTGCGAACGCATCATCGAGGTTCCCGTCCGGGATTGGCTGGTGGCCCCAGCCCTTCAGAAAGACGGGCAGCACTGCAAAAGAAAAGCTCCCATCTTGGATAAAGACCAAAGCGAGGAGGATGAGACATCAGAAGAGACTGATGAAG cagAGTCGACCACAGAGGGAAACCCAGCCTTCGGGAGCATTCCCTACATTGCCAGACCTCATCCTGAACAAATGAGCCACACAG CATTCCTGGTGAAACTGAGGAAGTGTGTGCAGTAG
- the trmt61b gene encoding tRNA (adenine(58)-N(1))-methyltransferase, mitochondrial isoform X2 encodes MTVQMPFAGLMIAHRLVRMCSSIPAHCRHRDVLVHLNKSKREIRTFSTGCVKCNDNERDSSDPPPLNTKLTSRQALLSRRRRPLSPLERISSLLPQDALTTEVMQLREQNKQEPEEDTNIQKEHALVAESSEEESGHKAIRKDDSCTYDASDAADSSESQLNGALHHEENMWIPATLPGENFLAFGELLMAEHRKKGRVEYRKMFELQTGARLHSSWGIILHDDIAGQPAGRTLKTNRGAPIFIRRPSLDEYVLYMKRGPAIAYPKDAAVMMMMMDITEGDCVLESGSGSGAMSLFLSRAVGSRGSVLSVEVREDHYKRAMRNYQRWRKSWSLRRGEEWPDNVQFHNTDLCAASSLLAGRGFHAIVLDLINPHLVLPSVIPHLHSGAVCTVYLANITQVVDLLEGLRCLALPLLCERIIEVPVRDWLVAPALQKDGQHCKRKAPILDKDQSEEDETSEETDEESTTEGNPAFGSIPYIARPHPEQMSHTAFLVKLRKCVQ; translated from the exons ATGACTGTGCAAATGCCATTTGCTGGACTAATGATTGCGCACAGACTGGTGCGTATGTGCTCATCCATCCCAGCACATTGCAGACACAGAGACGTTCTTGTACAcctaaataaaagtaaaaggGAGATCAGGACTTTTTCAACTGGTTGTGTGAAATGTAACGACAATGAGAGAGACAGCTCAGACCCACCACCCTTGAACACCAAGCTGACATCCAGACAAGCACTGCTGTCCAGGAGGAGGAGACCGCTGTCCCCACTGGAGAGGATCAGTAGCCTGCTGCCCCAGGATGCCCTGACCACCGAGGTGATGCAGCTGAGAGAGCAGAACAAGCAGGAACCTGAGGAAGACACTAACATCCAAAAGGAGCATGCACTGGTGGCAGAGTCTTCAGAAGAGGAAAGTGGACATAAGGCAATTCGTAAAGATGATTCTTGTACATATGATGCATCTGATGCAGCAGACAGCTCAGAAAGTCAGTTAAATGGTGCACTTCATCACGAGGAAAACATGTGGATACCAGCCACTCTTCCAGGGGAGAACTTTCTTGCCTTCGGGGAGCTGCTGATGGCTGAGCATCGTAAGAAAGGGCGAGTGGAGTACAGGAAGATGTTCGAGCTTCAGACGGGGGCACGCCTGCATAGCAGCTGGGGGATCATCCTGCATGACGACATAGCCGGGCAGCCCGCAGGTCGGACCCTGAAGACAAACAGAGGGGCTCCCATCTTCATACGACGGCCCAGTCTGGATGAATATGTACTCTATATGAAGAGAGGCCCAGCCATCGCCTACCCTAAG GATGCAGctgtcatgatgatgatgatggacatCACAGAGGGAGACTGTGTGCTGGAGTCGGGCTCCGGGTCAGGAGCCATGTCTCTGTTCTTGTCCCGAGCAG tgGGCTCCAGGGGCAGTGTACTTAGTGTGGAGGTCAGGGAAGATCACTACAAGAGAGCCATGCGGAACTACCAGCGCTGGAGGAAGTCATGGAGTCTGCGGCGAGGGGAGGAGTGGCCTGACAACGTCCAATTTCACAACACTGACCTCTGCGCtgcctcctcgctcctcgctgGTCGGGGATTCCATGCG ATTGTTCTTGACCTGATAAACCCACACCTGGTTTTACCCTCTGTGATTCCACATCTGCACTCCGGAGCTGTATGTACCGTTTACCTCGCCAA TATAACACAGGTCGTTGACCTGCTGGAAGGGCTTCGATGTTTGGCGCTCCCTTTGCTGTGCGAACGCATCATCGAGGTTCCCGTCCGGGATTGGCTGGTGGCCCCAGCCCTTCAGAAAGACGGGCAGCACTGCAAAAGAAAAGCTCCCATCTTGGATAAAGACCAAAGCGAGGAGGATGAGACATCAGAAGAGACTGATGAAG AGTCGACCACAGAGGGAAACCCAGCCTTCGGGAGCATTCCCTACATTGCCAGACCTCATCCTGAACAAATGAGCCACACAG CATTCCTGGTGAAACTGAGGAAGTGTGTGCAGTAG
- the spdya gene encoding speedy protein A isoform X1 produces MMKHTFRWCQTPPSVTVRVKPNSARSLQIRRGLRLKRANGQDAQGPPEKSQPSQCRDEMYYATVTMPPTIVIQRQEMASYFRLFVDDLILDFLWMDCCCKMTDKYLLAMTFVYFKRAHFTIAEYTRKNFFIALYLANTMEEDEEENKYEIFPWALGKNWRKQFTRFLKQRDKLWARIEYRAAVSRRCCEEVMAIVPSHFVWQRERSEHHSGAQRQYGDRNQARIPRGPTASPVLCALCNRSTRLDQGPDFSFPSGGSPAQTPLPFASVLSLEKTPPRAVASHRKVVETKRQAQHSSCCCADEVPRDESSGSIYDTSMDWISKE; encoded by the exons ATGATGAAGCATACATTCAGGTGGTGCCAGACTCCCCCCTCAGTAACTGTCCGGGTCAAACCCAACAGTGCGCGCTCCCTCCAGATCAGAAGAGGTCTCCGGCTGAAAAGAGCCAACGGCCAAGATGCACAGGGCCCACCAGAGAAGAGCCAGCCGAGCCAGTGTCGGGATGAGATGTATTATGCCACAGTGACCATGCCTCCAACTATTGTCATTCAGCGACAGGAGATGGCATCGTACTTCAGACTTTTTG TTGATGACCTAATCCTAGACTTTCTCTGGATGGACTGTTGCTGTAAAATGACAGACAAG TATCTTCTAGCCATGACCTTTGTGTACTTCAAACGGGCCCACTTCACTATTGCTGAATACACCAGGAAGAATTTTTTCATTGCACT GTATCTTGCCAACACcatggaggaggatgaggaggagaataAGTATGAGATTTTTCCATGGGCGCTGGGCAAGAACTGGAGGAAGCAGTTTACCCGCTTCCTCAAGCAGCGAGACAAGCTTTGGGCTCGCATCGAGTACAGAGCTGCTGTCAGCAGGCGCTGCTGTGAAGAG GTGATGGCCATTGTGCCCTCTCACTTTGTGTGGCAGCGAGAGCGGTCAGAGCACCACAGCGGTGCCCAGCGGCAGTACGGTGACCGAAACCAAGCCCGGATTCCCCGCGGGCCCACCGCCTCCCCGGTCCTCTGTGCCCTCTGTAACCGCAGCACCAGATTAGATCAGGGCCCAGACTTCTCTTTTCCCTCTGGAGGCTCCCCTGCACAGACCCCACTGCCATTCGCCTCCGTGCTGAGTTTGGAGAAAACCCCACCCAGGGCCGTCGCCTCTCACAGGAAGGTGGTGGAGACTAAACGCCAGGCGCAGCATTCCTCTTGCTGCTGTGCTGATGAGGTTCCCA GGGATGAGTCCTCCGGATCCATATACGACACCTCCATGGACTGGATCAGCAAGGAGTAG
- the spdya gene encoding speedy protein A isoform X3 — protein MMKHTFRWCQTPPSVTVRVKPNSARSLQIRRGLRLKRANGQDAQGPPEKSQPSQCRDEMYYATVTMPPTIVIQRQEMASYFRLFVDDLILDFLWMDCCCKMTDKYLLAMTFVYFKRAHFTIAEYTRKNFFIALYLANTMEEDEEENKYEIFPWALGKNWRKQFTRFLKQRDKLWARIEYRAAVSRRCCEEVMAIVPSHFVWQRERSEHHSGAQRQYGDRNQARIPRGPTASPVLCALCNRSTRLDQGPDFSFPSGGSPAQTPLPFASVLSLEKTPPRAVASHRKVVETKRQAQHSSCCCADEVPSRG, from the exons ATGATGAAGCATACATTCAGGTGGTGCCAGACTCCCCCCTCAGTAACTGTCCGGGTCAAACCCAACAGTGCGCGCTCCCTCCAGATCAGAAGAGGTCTCCGGCTGAAAAGAGCCAACGGCCAAGATGCACAGGGCCCACCAGAGAAGAGCCAGCCGAGCCAGTGTCGGGATGAGATGTATTATGCCACAGTGACCATGCCTCCAACTATTGTCATTCAGCGACAGGAGATGGCATCGTACTTCAGACTTTTTG TTGATGACCTAATCCTAGACTTTCTCTGGATGGACTGTTGCTGTAAAATGACAGACAAG TATCTTCTAGCCATGACCTTTGTGTACTTCAAACGGGCCCACTTCACTATTGCTGAATACACCAGGAAGAATTTTTTCATTGCACT GTATCTTGCCAACACcatggaggaggatgaggaggagaataAGTATGAGATTTTTCCATGGGCGCTGGGCAAGAACTGGAGGAAGCAGTTTACCCGCTTCCTCAAGCAGCGAGACAAGCTTTGGGCTCGCATCGAGTACAGAGCTGCTGTCAGCAGGCGCTGCTGTGAAGAG GTGATGGCCATTGTGCCCTCTCACTTTGTGTGGCAGCGAGAGCGGTCAGAGCACCACAGCGGTGCCCAGCGGCAGTACGGTGACCGAAACCAAGCCCGGATTCCCCGCGGGCCCACCGCCTCCCCGGTCCTCTGTGCCCTCTGTAACCGCAGCACCAGATTAGATCAGGGCCCAGACTTCTCTTTTCCCTCTGGAGGCTCCCCTGCACAGACCCCACTGCCATTCGCCTCCGTGCTGAGTTTGGAGAAAACCCCACCCAGGGCCGTCGCCTCTCACAGGAAGGTGGTGGAGACTAAACGCCAGGCGCAGCATTCCTCTTGCTGCTGTGCTGATGAGGTTCCCAGTAG GGGATGA
- the spdya gene encoding speedy protein A isoform X2 encodes MMKHTFRWCQTPPSVTVRVKPNSARSLQIRRGLRLKRANGQDAQGPPEKSQPSQCRDEMYYATVTMPPTIVIQRQEMASYFRLFVDDLILDFLWMDCCCKMTDKYLLAMTFVYFKRAHFTIAEYTRKNFFIALYLANTMEEDEEENKYEIFPWALGKNWRKQFTRFLKQRDKLWARIEYRAAVSRRCCEEVMAIVPSHFVWQRERSEHHSGAQRQYGDRNQARIPRGPTASPVLCALCNRSTRLDQGPDFSFPSGGSPAQTPLPFASVLSLEKTPPRAVASHRKVVETKRQAQHSSCCCADEVPSRYH; translated from the exons ATGATGAAGCATACATTCAGGTGGTGCCAGACTCCCCCCTCAGTAACTGTCCGGGTCAAACCCAACAGTGCGCGCTCCCTCCAGATCAGAAGAGGTCTCCGGCTGAAAAGAGCCAACGGCCAAGATGCACAGGGCCCACCAGAGAAGAGCCAGCCGAGCCAGTGTCGGGATGAGATGTATTATGCCACAGTGACCATGCCTCCAACTATTGTCATTCAGCGACAGGAGATGGCATCGTACTTCAGACTTTTTG TTGATGACCTAATCCTAGACTTTCTCTGGATGGACTGTTGCTGTAAAATGACAGACAAG TATCTTCTAGCCATGACCTTTGTGTACTTCAAACGGGCCCACTTCACTATTGCTGAATACACCAGGAAGAATTTTTTCATTGCACT GTATCTTGCCAACACcatggaggaggatgaggaggagaataAGTATGAGATTTTTCCATGGGCGCTGGGCAAGAACTGGAGGAAGCAGTTTACCCGCTTCCTCAAGCAGCGAGACAAGCTTTGGGCTCGCATCGAGTACAGAGCTGCTGTCAGCAGGCGCTGCTGTGAAGAG GTGATGGCCATTGTGCCCTCTCACTTTGTGTGGCAGCGAGAGCGGTCAGAGCACCACAGCGGTGCCCAGCGGCAGTACGGTGACCGAAACCAAGCCCGGATTCCCCGCGGGCCCACCGCCTCCCCGGTCCTCTGTGCCCTCTGTAACCGCAGCACCAGATTAGATCAGGGCCCAGACTTCTCTTTTCCCTCTGGAGGCTCCCCTGCACAGACCCCACTGCCATTCGCCTCCGTGCTGAGTTTGGAGAAAACCCCACCCAGGGCCGTCGCCTCTCACAGGAAGGTGGTGGAGACTAAACGCCAGGCGCAGCATTCCTCTTGCTGCTGTGCTGATGAGGTTCCCAGTAGGTATCACTAA
- the pcare1 gene encoding photoreceptor cilium actin regulator yields MGCSPSKGNNFGTLGPLRKGRMLPPAPQESPRESQFEDGENHYSTRSTDGDTKERKAAGQTQVFQREAHMTPQKKRSVTELAPEAVNLDKLGSQGMENNTVSQRKEKNGDKQDVTEKKPGRKPKKNTRGVKVLKKKDRDKDKLPAEQKVDFPEPLVKAHQAAYAFLNPNINKYDIVLGLLEQATQTQTSVQPMVAFMALRYEELIQVLEEMADEGEKVLKENGEHLAWPSQMKNLSSSPPLKSGSTNIEPPPDLLQQLLQYTTQRMRNVSQTVGGIGDSALEEAVEYFASVSELLEEKLKVKRAVETRLMQLLSRIEMASLRKPGPEDSALFSEDSGIGAESESLAGSERRHRRESCESTGANRTTPISRRGYTAMNIRQGVSRQKLARQISPSVSLTSLNSVGSACTIMANEQRDSLLGSVSFDDGEEDDEDDDKMDEGKGDGQVMFRKRSNSSPVDCEQQQPCRLPSKRIENPENVEMTLKMKKAISGRIQFVPSSNSSAKTKIAGSPKTSRRQWTDEGEQSPRRPQTTAPVRRAVVKTTPAAKERRSRSAESLRSKGEDPTLIELERTQKNLNQRLQRMSKSKVTGNMRTAPSKQNQGTSPTQSPVTNRTRRSLEKNSNPQPLKDKADLTRHISRKQEVTSDVEEDNKQKDKKTAKGPIKATPPPSPPLSPTPSSGLCRGRNSVKKLIDTFSQGIEDLEGPKVLGPLKGVRKCGVPVLPGLGNVEAVLSTGITSCRPESTSYEKTDDLDLDSLPPPPLEVLMDNSFESAQSPAAVADDGATKVSKSPVVKRAVVSQRLRASFQSVTVLPSKGGMPQGSKVISSPREAQQATSAQSKVNQPQAETDPGKEKDSFLSRQARKIIHLRHSADSQSEKSSTGYVTTNPSASQEESTDLQDDGNLSVPGPNTTVSTVPPPSVVHSHPPATPPMPKGRMLPSTPSTPSSMHRRLPSPHNFKRQPTPPSSASPPVNRKLPTPPAVQRRLPSPPVTKQNILNSSTSYPFKAPSPPASPKVQRWSRENSSEDLSSARLISNARSVFCPASPSMFEAQPCPVPQPPQAWTSTGVSFLSRTWGSRGRFPVSVQGPRPFIRRSHSDRRPSLNLPPRSPGISVAETCGSEPAICTQGLDDEPTREDEIWGSQSDLRATPRSASHPDLCVVGQSLHRE; encoded by the exons ATGGGCTGCTCACCATCCAAAGGTAACAATTTTGGGACTTTGGGTCCCTTGAGGAAGGGTAGAATGCTGCCCCCTGCACCTCAAGAAAGCCCCAGAGAGTCCCAGTTTGAAGACGGAGAGAATCATTATTCAACTAGATCAACAGATGGGGATACAAAGGAAAGGAAGGCAGCCGGACAAACCCAGGTATTTCAAAGAGAGGCACATATGACACCACAAAAAAAGAGATCTGTGACTGAGCTAGCCCCAGAAGCAGTAAACCTGGATAAATTGGGGAGTCAAGGTATGGAGAACAACACCGTgtcacagagaaaagagaaaaatggagacaAGCAGGATGTAACAGAGAAAAAGCCTGGcagaaaaccaaagaaaaatacCAGAGGTGTGAAAGTgctaaaaaagaaagacagagacaaagacaaactaCCTGCTGAGCAGAAAGTGGACTTCCCAGAGCCTCTGGTAAAAGCTCACCAAGCTGCTTATGCCTTTTTGAATCCtaacataaacaaatatgaCATTGTTCTTGGACTGTTGGAACAAGCAACCCAAACTCAGACATCCGTACAGCCTATGGTTGCCTTTATGGCTCTGCGCTATGAGGAATTAATTCAGGTACTGGAAGAAATGGCAGATGAGGgagaaaaagttttaaaagaaaatggagAACATCTTGCTTGGCCAAGCCAAATGAAAAACCTCTCATCTTCTCCACCTCTGAAGTCTGGCTCTACTAATATTGAGCCCCCACCGGATTTGTTGCAGCAGCTGCTTCAGTACACTACACAGAGAATGCGGAATGTGAGCCAGACTGTTGGAGGAATTGGGGACTCTGCCTTGGAGGAGGCAGTGGAGTACTTTGCCTCTGTCTCAGAGCTTTTGGAGGAGAAACTGAAAGTCAAACGTGCAGTAGAGACTAGGCTAATGCAACTCTTATCTCGCATTGAAATGGCCTCTCTGCGCAAGCCCGGGCCAGAGGATTCTGCTCTCTTTAGTGAGGACAGTGGTATTGGGGCTGAGAGTGAATCCCTTGCTGGATCTGAAAGACGCCATAGAAGGGAAAGTTGTGAGTCCACTGGGGCAAATAGAACTACTCCTATCAGTCGTAGGGGATACACTGCCATGAACATTAGGCAAGGAGTGTCGAGGCAAAAGCTTGCACGTCAAATTAGTCCAAGTGTTTCCCTCACTTCTCTCAACTCAGTAGGTTCTGCATGTACCATAATGGCTAATGAACAAAGAGACTCATTGCTAGGATCTGTCTCCTTTGATGATGGggaggaagatgatgaagatgatgataagATGGATGAAGGCAAGGGAGATGGGCAAGTAATGTTTAGAAAGCGATCAAATTCTTCACCTGTAGACtgtgaacaacaacaaccatgCCGCCTACCCTCAAAGCGCATAGAGAATcctgaaaatgtagaaatgaccctcaaaatgaaaaaagctaTTAGTGGTAGGATACAATTTGTCCCATCATCAAACTCCAGTGCCAAAACAAAGATAGCGGGCAGCCCAAAAACCAGTAGACGCCAGTGGACTGATGAGGGGGAACAATCTCCAAGGAGACCTCAAACCACAGCACCTGTTCGGAGGGCAGTGGTAAAAACGACCCCAGCAGCTAAAGAGCGACGTTCCCGTTCTGCAGAATCCTTGCGAAGCAAAGGTGAAGATCCTACTCTTATTGAACTTGAAAGGACCCAGAAGAATTTGAATCAGAGGCTGCAGAGAATGAGTAAAAGCAAAGTGACTGGAAACATGAGGACTGCTCCATCTAAACAAAATCAAGGGACCTCACCAACACAATCTCCAGTAACAAATCGCACACGTCGCTCACTAGAAAAGAACAGCAATCCCCAACCACTTAAAGACAAAGCAGACCTTACAAGGCATATCAGCAGAAAACAGGAGGTAACTAGTGATGTGGAAGAAGACAATaaacagaaagacaagaagACAGCAAAGGGTCCTATAAAAGCTACTCCACCCCCTAGCCCTCCTTTATCACCAACACCATCTTCGGGCCTGTGCAGAGGCAGGAATTCAGTCAAAAAATTGATTGATACCTTCAGTCAAGGAATAGAGGATCTAGAAGGCCCAAAAGTTTTGGGGCCTCTCAAAGGTGTACGGAAGTGTGGTGTTCCTGTGTTACCAGGTTTAGGAAATGTAGAGGCTGTGCTTAGCACTGGGATAACCAGCTGTAGACCTGAATCCACTTCATATGAGAAGACAGATGATTTAGATTTGGACAgtcttcctccacctccattGGAAGTATTAATGGACAATTCCTTTGAAAGTGCCCAGAGTCCAGCTGCGGTAGCAGATGATGGGGCTACAAAAGTCAGCAAATCACCTGTGGTCAAAAGGGCTGTGGTGTCGCAGCGACTGAGGGCCTCATTTCAATCAGTGACAGTGTTGCCAAGCAAAGGAGGCATGCCACAAGGTTCCAAGGTTATTTCTTCTCCTAGAGAGGCTCAACAAGCCACATCTGCTCAATCAAAGGTCAACCAACCACAAGCAGAGACAGAcccaggaaaagaaaaggattCTTTTCTGTCCCGACAAGCCAGAAAGATCATACACTTAAGACACTCTGCAGACTCTCAGTCAGAGAAATCGTCAACAGGTTATGTAACAACAAATCCATCTGCCAGTCAAGAAGAATCAACAGATTTACAAGATGATGGCAACCTTTCAGTGCCTGGACCTAACACTACAGTGTCTACAGTGCCTCCTCCTTCAGTAGTCCATAGCCACCCACCTGCCACCCCACCCATGCCTAAGGGTCGAATGTTACCATCCACGCCTTCTACCCCAAGCAGCATGCATCGAAGACTTCCCAGTCCTCACAACTTCAAAAGGCAACCTACTCCACCATCTTCAGCTAGCCCCCCTGTTAATAGAAAACTTCCCACACCACCAGCAGTCCAGAGGAGACTTCCCAGCCCACCTGTTACAAAGCAGAACATTTTAAACTCATCCACTTCATACCCTTTCAAAGCACCGTCTCCACCAGCTTCACCAAAAGTACAAAGATGGTCAAGAGAGAACAGCAGTGAAGACTTATCTTCTGCACGGTTGATCAGTAATGCTCGTTCGGTCTTCTGCCCTGCCTCTCCATCCATGTTTGAGGCCCAGCCTTGTCCAGTTCCCCAACCCCCTCAAGCATGGACCTCTACTGGGGTCTCTTTTCTCTCGCGTACTTGGGGGAGTCGTGGGAGGTTTCCTGTGTCTGTTCAAGGACCCCGACCTTTCATCCGACGAAGCCATTCAGACCGAAGGCCAAGTCTAAATCTTCCACCACGATCACCAGGCATCTCAGTGGCTGAGACTTGTGGAAGTGAGCCAGCAATATGTACACAGGG GCTGGATGATGAACCAACCAGGGAAGATGAAATATGGGGTAGCCAATCAGATCTCAGAGCTACACCACGCTCTGCATCACACCCAGACCTGTGTGTTGTTGGACAGTCCTTGCACAGAGAGTAA